A genome region from Meleagris gallopavo isolate NT-WF06-2002-E0010 breed Aviagen turkey brand Nicholas breeding stock chromosome 7, Turkey_5.1, whole genome shotgun sequence includes the following:
- the TMEM37 gene encoding voltage-dependent calcium channel gamma-like subunit, whose protein sequence is MLCSHNSRFAPSLPPPQAQRLLAHRRPQKAFFETFIRSLIILCLAIAVVLSSISVCDGRWLLANGELFGLWHFCAIGNDSAPRCVTDLRLARVEGLNVGMILIRSMVSSAVAVAIFGLELLMVSQVCEDASSRRKWSMGSVLILGSFLLSATGVLSFLILMKDHLTFTGFTLTYWCEFIAAFLFFLNGISGLHINSITQPRNGAGKI, encoded by the exons ATGTTGTG CTCTCATAACTCCCGTTttgctccttcccttcctccccctcaGGCACAGAGGTTGCTGGCACACAGGAGGCCCCAGAAAGCCTTCTTCGAGACCTTCATCCGGAGCCTGATCATCCTGTGCTTGGCCATCGCTGTGGTCCTCTCATCCATCTCTGTCTGTGATGGCCGCTGGCTCTTGGCGAATGGGGAGCTCTTTGGGCTGTGGCACTTCTGTGCCATCGGCAATGACAGTGCCCCGCGGTGCGTCACTGACCTGCGCCTGGCCCGTGTGGAGGGACTCAATGTGGGCATGATCCTCATCCGCAGCATGGTGTCCTCCGCCGTGGCCGTGGCTATCTTCGGCCTGGAGCTCCTCATGGTCTCCCAAGTCTGCGAAGATGCCAGCTCAAGAAGGAAGTGGTCCATGGGCTCGGTGCTCATCCTCGGCTCGTTTCTACTGTCTGCCACGGGGGTTCTGAGCTTCCTGATCCTCATGAAGGATCATCTCACCTTCACAGGCTTCACGCTGACGTACTGGTGTGAGTTTATTGCCgccttcctcttcttcctcaacGGGATCAGCGGGCTCCACATCAACAGCATAACGCAGCCCCGGAATGGGGCAGGGAAGATCTAG